Proteins from a genomic interval of Gordonia sp. SL306:
- a CDS encoding DUF3073 domain-containing protein, with amino-acid sequence MGRGRAKAKQTKVARQLKYSTPNTDFDSLQRELSGSEDSAERRDPVDEWVDEDEWRRA; translated from the coding sequence ATGGGCCGCGGCCGGGCAAAAGCAAAGCAGACGAAGGTTGCTCGTCAGCTGAAGTACTCCACTCCGAACACCGACTTCGACAGCTTGCAGCGCGAGTTGTCCGGGTCGGAGGACTCGGCGGAACGCCGGGATCCGGTGGACGAGTGGGTCGACGAGGACGAGTGGCGTCGAGCCTGA
- a CDS encoding MOSC domain-containing protein, with amino-acid sequence MIADDPSAGVVLAVCAATDDVILDTIGASGIDKRPLAGRIAVGELGLMPDHVVDTKYHGGIEQAIYAYSEHEALRWAEELGRELPSGWFGENLRIDGLPTTDAVVGERWEIGGDGLVVETTIPRTPCRTFAVWAEERRWVKRFLDRADTGCYLRVVTPGSVGAGDAVHIVRRPDHRVTVRDLVSGTTADADALATLLACEDLGPKVRREASRKLAHA; translated from the coding sequence GTGATCGCAGACGATCCGTCGGCCGGAGTCGTCCTGGCCGTGTGCGCTGCGACCGACGACGTGATTCTCGACACGATCGGGGCCAGCGGGATCGACAAGCGGCCACTGGCCGGCCGCATCGCCGTCGGAGAGCTCGGGCTGATGCCCGACCACGTCGTGGACACCAAATACCACGGCGGCATCGAGCAGGCGATCTACGCCTACAGCGAACACGAGGCGCTGCGTTGGGCCGAGGAACTCGGCCGCGAACTGCCGTCCGGCTGGTTCGGCGAGAATCTGCGGATCGACGGCCTGCCGACCACCGACGCGGTGGTCGGGGAACGCTGGGAGATCGGCGGCGACGGCCTCGTCGTCGAGACGACGATTCCACGCACGCCGTGCCGCACCTTTGCCGTTTGGGCGGAGGAGCGGCGGTGGGTCAAGCGCTTTCTGGATCGTGCCGACACCGGCTGTTACCTGCGGGTTGTCACGCCGGGCAGCGTTGGCGCCGGGGACGCCGTCCATATCGTGCGTCGACCCGATCACCGGGTCACCGTGCGTGATCTCGTGAGCGGCACCACGGCCGATGCGGATGCCCTCGCGACCCTGCTGGCCTGCGAGGACCTCGGTCCCAAGGTCCGACGGGAGGCCTCGCGCAAACTGGCCCACGCGTGA